CTTCAATATACGTGATCTAAGCCTATGGAAGCTGGATGGATCTCTTGAGTTTACTAAGGGCTAGTCGGGGTTCAACTCTTTTGAAGAAGGGGTCAATGATGAGAGCATCTCCTCAAGGAATCCAAACCGAGGTTGAGGAAGGGCTCACACGATGTGTAACATAAGCCACACGTTGTGTGTGTATGGTACTAAAGGAAGGAAGGGAGAGATTGGGCCACGGGGCGTGTCAGTGGTTTGCTGAAGCTCTTGAAACTTTTTGGCAAATTCACACGACGTGTGGCTTTCCTCACATGTCGTGTGACTATTTTGGAAGACCATGAAAACGCTTTCCCCAAAAAGTTCAAAACAACCTGAATCTGTTAGCCACACGACGTGTCATACAATTCATACACCATGTGGACTGCCTTCATCGCCAAAGGGACAAATATGCCATATCCCCATTTCCTTCTATTTACAGTTTTGTCACTTTATAATTACTATTCTACCATTAAGACTTATTTACTATTTGTCATTTATTCATTTTTGCCCCACCTTACCCCTATTTGCTTAGCTATGGGTTGTAACCCTAATGGAGGTTttattatcttttgtatttattttaggAGAGGTATTTAAACCCTAAGATTTGTAAGGATGTTTATCTTTTTATTCAATCAAACACAAATTCTCTTTGAGagcaaaattttatatttatatcttGTGGATTAACTCCTACTACTTTAGCTAGTGAAGAACCTCTTTCGTTgatttaagataaaaaaaaaatcaacactgTCATCACGAATccatatcaatttagttcaagTAATTAATTCCcattcaataattttattttttgtctaCTTCTTGAATCTTGCTTCTCTCGTAATGACTAGCTCGTTAGGAGAATTTAAGTGttgaaatatttatttaatttaaaaaaaattaagaaattttattctaaaaatccttaaactttttttttggaCAGGAATGCTTAATGTATAAAGTAATAAGATTGCTAGTACAACATGAAAACAGTAAGGAGTAAAAGATCACATATATATAGGTTATGTCTAATACATGATCCACAATGGAAAGAAAAACACtacaaaaagcaaaaaaaaatcattaaaagtACATCTAAAATAGAAAACCGTTGAACCATATATTTATCGTAACCCTAGATTCGCAGCGAAGCAATTGTAGTCCAATCTTCATCCTTTGAACCATTCTGAAACTTCGAATCTAAGTCCCTTCTTTTACAACCACGTAGATCCAGTGATCTACGGATAAAATCTACCTTTTATACACTTGCTACAACAGAAAAGGTTACAAAAGCAAAGATCTTAACCAACAAATGCACTACAAACGGATCCAGAGATTGGATAAAATATATCGGATCCAACCAACATAAACTGatacaaataaaaagaaaaacaactaGTAcactagaaaaacaaaaacagggGAGAGGTCTTCCTCCTCAAGTAGATAAAAGCAACTCGAACTTTGTTGTGAGTAGTCagagaaagaggaagaaaaaggGCAAAGCTGATATTTTCCAGAAAAAAGAGGAGAAAAGGGAGAACGAGTCAGCGGATGAAGGCAAGACTCACTAGGTGTGCTAATAGTATATTATATGCATCAAAAAAAATCCTTAAACTTTATtagttgttattattttttttttttggagggaaactttattatttattaatattttctccaaactaaagttaataaaaaatatttttgatcaACTATGTGACAAGAGAGATTAAATGGTTTGGTCATATTGACTATTGAGAACAGAATATTAGTTGAACTAGATTATAAAATTTTTGCACATATAAAAAcgagaataataataatatcttaGCTTTatgctattattattattatttgattttgattggTATATCAAAACTAGTATATGATTTAAATTGTAGTTAATAATATCGTTTTACTATTtggtatttattatttctaaactAATATCAAAAAATTTAGATGTGAAAAAGACTACAAAAAAATTGTTTAGGACCTCCAAAATTCTAGGGACGGTCCTGCTGACAGGCCCCTTGTTCGTATTCAAATAATCCAAAAGGTGAGGAAAAATATGAAGGACGAGAAAAGTTAGATAAAAAAACGAAGGGATGGAATGAAATGACAATTGAAAGAAAAACCACCACCATTATGGGAAACAAAGCATTAGGAACCAGGAAAACTAGGAACTTCACAAGGAGCACTTGCTTCGATGGAGGTGACACGTAGGGTCTCAAAATCGGATGGTGGATCATAAACACTTTATATCAATCTATTCTAGCAACTCATAAAAGGATTAACTCTGAcatgattcatttaataaatGGATATGGATTGAAAcgacaaatgatataaaatttaaatgggGTGACacgattaattaaacaaaatgaATGAGTTAAAAATAAaggaaagtataaaaataaaccatgtgttTTTTACCGTTTTCAAACACAATCCCGTGTTTCAAAACTTGATAAACATGGACATTGAAGTTCATTCTGTTAACAAAAACAGTCCAAACTGACTAGCAGCATTAAAAACGATGGCGTGGCAATCAAAGTCCAATTTTCATAGGAGTATATTTGTCAATCAAAGTCAATTTGTCATGGAGTATATTTGTCTGAATTAGGATCAACTTGTGAGTTAACTCCTCCAAAATCTTGAGGTCTGGTGTGATcttgggctaattacaaatctagcccaattaagaggggccttttacatatctaactcactttgcttccatcttactaaattagacactttcaaccattttggacaaaattacccttagttctattcaatcGTCGATCTACTTCTTCTTattccgcttcttcttcttcttcgtttcaacttcttctttggttcatcttcttcaatttctgatatcAATCATTATCGATTTTTTAGATTATtgacgtattatgttcaatttctcgtagaaattgtatgtttttagcttatacgcttgcttttctcgttggtcttgcctctttcttcatctgtgatggtatcgtttcaatttcctctattttccataatttttctcaattttcctccattgctgtcgcatttgtgacgaaatttgtcgcatttgtgacgaaatttgtcgcatttcgtcacaaatgcgacaagagttgtcgcattcgtcgcaaatgcgacagctcttgtcgcatttgtgacaaaatgcgacaaatttcgtcacaaatgcgacagcaatggaggaaaattgagaaaaattgtggaaaataaaggaaattgaaacgataccattacaaaTGAAGAAAGAGCCAAGACCAatgagaaaagcaagcgtataagctaaaaataccatttctacgggaaattgaacataatacgtcaataatctcaaaaatcgataatgattggtatcagaaattgaagaagatgaaccgaagaagaagaaccagaagaagaagatcgatgattgaatagaactaagggtaattttgtccaaaatggttgaaagtgtctaatttagtaagatggaagcaaagtgagttagatatgtaaaaggcccctcttaattgggctagatttgtaattagccctgtGATCTTTGCCTCTTAATTAGACTCCATTAATAGGTGCGGAAGAGAAATTTCTCCAATTCATCAACTAGTTTCCTAGACACCATGAAGTACGGAGCCAAAGACACTAGTACACTTGAACTATCCACTCAATTGTTTGAGAACCAATTGAGAAACTCAATTGAATCATAACCTCTTTTGCACCTAAATCTTTCAAAATCTCCAACCCAATAAAAGATATGCTTTGTTTTCCCACATCAAAAGTGTTGTTGATAGTGCTTTTCTTGGCTTCCCCTTCCTTAGTTGGCTTCAAGAAAGATGGACAAACTTGAGCCCCACTATTTACTACATCAATTTCCGGGTTGTTGCCTCTTAATATTTTGAACCAAGTGACTTTTTCTTCTAGTGGCTTTCTGCTCTCAAAAGTTCCTCATATTCTAAAAACCTTTGCAGCTAGCTCATAAAAGGTAAATATGAATGTACATTgatattgatattgataattaaatattttatggtAAAAGAAAgtaaatatgaaaatataaagATGTAAACAATTACATTGGAGAAGAATAAAGGGCGGCTCGGTGCACTACACGTCCCCGTTAAACGAGGgtcttgtggtgggaccccaccacaagggtgtactgggggcaagccttcccctgccaatttttttggcaagaggccgctcctaagactcaaacctgtgcacgacaacaacgtttaccgttggaGAAGAATATAAACAAAAAATTTACTAACAAGTCCTTTGTAAAACACATTAAAGCCTAGTAATTTAGTACTCTTATGACCAAGGCAAGGGAAGCATAGAAAATGTTTGGTTCCAAGTTTCTTCACATCATAATACCAATTGACTATCAATTTACTTAAGCTAAATATGCTCTGCTATTCACTACCTgaaatcaatgatcaagacaAATGCTTTGTGATTGCCATGACATGAGACACTTACATAGCATAGCATAGCATGAAATGAATGTGCTAAAAGATTACAAGAGGATTTTGTAAGAACCTCAAACTTTTAGTCAGCTGGTTTTCTCTTTCTCCCAAGAATGGAAGCTCTCTGAAATCTCGGCCCGCCAATCCGCCATTTCTTAACAGCTGCCATGGAGGATTGAGCTGCATCATACACTAGTACATACATAAATAACCATTAGATTATATTAGTGCTATTAAACTACAAAAACTTTGAGATTTATGGTTACACAAGCAAGCAGATGAATCTCACAATAGGTTTCCTCCTTTGTTAAAATTGACAAGAACTTGAAGGCTGATGCATATGCTGTAGTGTGAGCCTTGTGTAGAACATCCTTATATCTCGTCCTAAATGCATAAGAGAGTAACAATCCAATAGATTTGTCGCACCTATACATAAACCATTAACACACAAGTAAAAGCTCAGTCATAATGGTTTCTTGTTAGAATTACATATCTAAATTGACCAATTCAGCATAATCATTTGTGAATCCCGAAGGGAAGTATTTAACATAGAAAAGAAACACACCCATTCAGTATATTAGTCTTCAAGGTTTTGACCCTTGCAAAGTTTAAATTAGTTGCACActaagttcaagaacaagatgaaaatagaaagaaaacacTAGGTGAAGTTCTTGATTCAGATTTATATATGAACTTTCACCTTAGCTTTCACCTATTGTGAGAAACCCCCGACAGGCATTTTTCTATTTGTATGCTATGTGGAAGAGTTAAAAGGATCTTCTTTAAACTCCAATGTGCCTAACCTTCAAATACAATCCAATAGCATGGAAATTGGAAAAATCCACCCAAAAAGAGCATGAGAAATCAAAGTAATAAAACATTTGTTTAGTCCTATGCCGTGCAAAAGGACCATAATAAATGAGTTTGTAAGTGATTCTGTCAATAGTAAATTAGTGGTTTCATGTTATGACATTGAATATATTTGGATTCATAAATACATTAATGGATTTTTCCAGATCTCATTGGCATGAAAGTCATCATGTTTACTCACTGAATATAATTCTATAACTTTATCTTAAATTTTACTACCTATGATCATCTATAAGATTCATGTTGTGACATGTATAGGAGATGCTAACTTCCATAATTAACTAGTCTGATTTAAAAACTTACCTAGAGGGTTCCTATTTTAGGAAGGTATTATTTATGTAAATAACTACATTACAGTCTTGTAATTAAGGTCTTGTACTCAGGAAAAATTAGAACCATGTAATTAGGAATTCTTATACATAAAGAGACAAAACCCTCTCAGGGATATTGAGTGCAGTTGACATGACACTACCATGGATAGAGGGAGGACAAAGGCAATTGACTTCAATTTGAAAATAAATgcaaggtttaatacatcaaaaGCCCCCTGAACCTGTCCATAAAGTTTGATTGGCCTCTGAACTTACATGATGTCTCGTTAgtcccctcaacttgcttaaaataacctattggccatctgaatttgtttaaagcgACCTATTGGCCCCCTGGACTTGCTTACAGTGAATGcctctgaacttgtttaaagtgatatacagtgcaatttgtctaaatctgtaaaaataaatcaaaacttaaaaaataaaagaccaaattcgtgattttaagtatttaaaacaaattaactttatGAGTTGTACATTTTTATgacgtttttatagatttaaggACTTAATCCTGActctttaagcaagtttagggggctaataagacaccatgtaagttcaggaggtcaatcaacctttttggacaagttgaagTGGCATCTGATGCATTAAGCCTAAATGCAGCAAATGGTAAAATTATTCAGCAAATCATAATTCCATACTCGTGATCATGAAAAATTCTTCATTATTCTTCTTTCAAATTGAAAAACCTTACATAGTAATAACCATTACTTGATTAGCATGCTATAAGGCAAGATCTTGCATGATTTTctagattaaaatataatacCAATAACAACCATAACAGCAAAAATAATGGCAATGAAAGAAACTCAAAATATACAATTAAAGAAACTCAAAATACACAATTAAATGACTATAATATGCCGGCATAAGTAAAAGAGGATTAAAAAGAAACTTACAGTGGTGCTAGCTTACATCCAAATTCATAGAAGAAAGGGCAACGGGATCTTAAATCCACACTGCGTGCATCAGCTTGAATTTCCATCCTTGTTCTGGCATTCAAAGAAGATGCATTATAAGACCATAAGGCtaacaagaaaacaaatcttGAATGATTGTGAATATGCATAAATAATGCCAAGAAGAAAGTCCTTAAGCTCTTCTAACACCAGCATTTTTACTACAGGGTGTCTAAACTACTAATGTCGGTTTGACAAAGAATATGTGAAAAAAGAGCATTTGTTTCTTACTCAAATACAaattacacacacacacatatatatataacagaaCAATTACTTTTGATTGAAACAGGCAGGAACACCCATCGATACAGCTTGCCTCAAATGTAACTCATGAGCAAGCCAAAAAGGTAGCCCCGCCTTTGAACCTTGttcaacctaggagtcacaGTACAAAAAAGATATCAGGAGAAATATATTAACTCCACTCCCACTATCTAAATTCCCTGAAAACTTACATTGCCTCTTTCAGTACTTTCATCAATTTTCACTCCATTAACTGCCTTATGGAACACCACTGGGACAAACTGTGAACAGATTATGCTGTAAGAAATATCtttttaaaaaagataaaaaaaaaacattgaacaGCATCAAGGAAATGGAATTAGTTGAAGAAATTAGATATTATTTTCAACCTCTTCCTCCACAAGGATGTCATCAATGTCATAGTAATTTGCCATTCTTGATTCTCTCTTTCCCGTTCATGCAACACCATGAACACCTTCAACCTACTAAGAGAACCTACAGGAAAACGAATAAATTTGTCCAGACTGCAAATccagaaaataaattttaataaaatatacaaCATGAAAACAGTTTTTATAGCAAATGTTAATGTAAAATACTAATTGATGTATTTACAAATTGCAAATGTCAAGCCTCGAATCACTTTAAGAAAATTATACAAGGGAACTGAACTGACAAATCAATTTTTATCAGTGTGTCCTTTGGTTTCCAAAGGATCATATAACAAGTTGAAATTTTCAGTTCAAGTGATTATGCAAGAAGATAACGTTGAGAAGCACATAAAAACCCACTTGCGGAGAAACAATTGATAAATAGAATTAAACTAAGTACCATACACAGAAAAGTGTGATGTTAGCGCTCATTAACAATCACTTTCTAAGAAACAGGAAGTACATTCAGATGCACAATTGCACATTACATgacctattttctgaaaatttaagaaaatagGGTTGTTAAATAccataatgaaataaaaaaaaaaattgcaattcTCAATCCTAGACGGTTAAAGGGTGAAAGAGGCTGACACTACCACATGAAACAGCTGAAGAGAAGGGAGACAGCTCATTGCCAGAGCTTCGAATTCCTGGATATTGGAGAAGGCTCAACAATATCAACATAAGTAAATGATGGTGGTGATGTCATGATGAAGGAAATTAGTCGAACCAGTGGAGGGTGAAGTGAAGATTGATGTCAACTACCGTAAATAGGTGGAGGGTGGTGGCTTGGGAGGAGGTTTGCTTAAAGGCTAACTTTGAAGATAGGGGTGGCAAATCGTGTCAACTGCTACATTATTGTAAAATGGTTTGATAGGAACACAACACAATAAACTATTAGTGTAAAAAAGAACACACTGATAAATGCACAACACCACACAACGTAACAAGCATAACACAACCCAATCTACTAACTTGATCCTATCTGTTACACAAACTAATCCATCAACTCGACCCAACCCAAACTGCTTACATGACATGAAAAATAGTAACATACAAACTCAAAATCGACATAAAGCTTAAtaatattcataaaaataataaaatttgaacaatCTACATCCATCAAATTAACAAAATACAAAAGTACATCTTCAAATTTCAGCAGTCCGTATCCATCACACTAACTAGAAATCTAATAAACAACTTGGCCAGTCCAAGTGTTTGAGGAATTCAATCCGTCTATCCATAATGAATATCCCTAGATAAAGCTTAACTGCTTAAGGAAAGGTCAAGAGACAATTTAGTTTCACAAATAATAAAATGAAGACATGGTTGGTGGTAATGGAGACAATTCCTAGTTAGGACTTAGGAGCATAACTTGGTTCCTAATAGTAATCTAATTGGCTTTTTTGTTGCCCACCAACTATTTTCACTCTAACCTAACATGAACCCAGTTTTCTCATgctaactttttttttgaaagaaacaAACTTTATTAAAACAAGTCAGCAAGAAGACCATCGTAAGAAATGGAGGCGGACAGGCCCACTCTCCACGAACAGATCTAGAACTAACAGCTTGGGCTAAACAATGAGCCAAAGAGTTCGCTGAGTGCTTGACAAAAGAGATTGAACAATTATCTAAATCTCGGAGTAACGAAACACAGTCAGCCAATACATCAGACATATAAGATAAATGATAAGAAGGCTGAAGAATGGCTTGGACTACCGAGAGACAGTCGGAAAGGATAGTCACATTGCTACAATTAGACGCTTTAATCCATGAAAGAGTTTCCCAAACAGCAATAGCTTCTGCCACTACACCAGCTCAGAAAAACCATCTAGCTGTGCGCGAGAAGCATAAAGGCAGGTCCTCGATGATCACGAAGCAAAAATCCAACCCAACAATATCCCTCTTAATTCTTAATCAAGATAAATGAAATATGTTCTGAAATTTGAATCACAATTGCCCATTACCAACCACTCTCACTCTCTTTATTATCCTTCATTTATCCTTGAATTGATTCATACCAGCATACTCATATATCTAGAGAGAGGTCATACATCAATGTAACCCAAAAGAAGTACAATCATAAACAAACAATTGAATAGCATAAATCTAAGCCCAGAAGAAAATAACTATAGCAAATAAACAAAACCCCCAACTTAATTTTACTGCAACAATGCAATATATCAGAAAGAGCACCaacaatcaaattataatttatatagtTATCAATAACCCATTTTAAAGCTCACCGCAGTAACCCTTCTCAATTCAATCATCCCTATAGAGATCAATGTTTAATAGGAGCATAAATTATAAAGGTAAAATATCTAAACAAAGTAAAGACCCATCTCAAACAGTCAAAAATAATCTCAAAGACGCATACCCATCTGAATCCAATCTCAAATGGCAAATTTCaccagcaaaaaaaaaaaagagatttaGGCTAGAATTACTGTGGATACTGGAGATGCAGGAGAGAGTCATGGACTTACTGTGGTGATGCAGAGTGACAGTAGCCGTAGAGTGATGAAAGGCGAGACTCACAGTCACAAAAGCTGGAGGTCAGTACAACAGAACCAAGAGAAGCAGCCGACTGTCGAGAGATACCGATCTCCTCCTTGTCGAGCTTACGCGGGAGGTGAGGCTATTAAGAGAGATAACGAGGTCCTTTGAAGGAGAAAAGAAGTGAAATTTGAGAGAGATCTAGATCAGAACTGAACTTAGAGGCGAGAGACAGACGAGCGTTGAGACGAACATAGATGGAGGGAATATGGAGCTAAAAATTTACAAATGTTTGATGGTTTCCCTCCCAATTATACCTGTAACCATGGttttaaaaaccgaaccgaatatcaAACCAATAGGACAAAAGGTTCAGAGTCAATGGGTTGAACTCGTTAATTCGGACTGGTTAAACCGGATtacattataaataatatatattatatataaaataaaaaaggctTAAAGCATTTTTTGGTCCCTGAACTATCCAAAATTTatgcatttggcccctgacctattatttggtcatatttggcacCTAACCtataaaattagataaaattcaacccatattgaatgaaaaattaactctgTTGAAAAATTAACGGCagtaactgttgaaacacctttccacataattttgatttgacaaaatgatttaagttaattcatgatttaagacaattaaatttaagtgctttggtttaattaaactaatgggtttgttcaatgttaagtataaaaatatttataagaacaggaatcaaatAAGACAGAACttagtcagcatgataacatagcacgggctgagtaaagaataactcagtacaaaagaaggaaagtcttcttcagtatcgaagcttacaaatgaagctgagtagaaagcaactcagcatgaaagaagagaagtcttcttcggaattatatcttgcagaacgaagctgaccttggaagctgagtgaaaaagcaACTCAGTATTGGAAATAGCAAcgatcaaagacaacggctatcaaagtcaagctgtgtgtttttcaggacagcaccaatgatccgtttgctaaaagacaagatccgacagagatCTGCGCTAAATCAGAAAGCTTTGGAAATATGCATGGATAcaatttcgagacgcatgggtcaactgtccgctagctaaaagacgaaatctgtgctagaagacaaacctgcaagaagaagacaagtctggtGCCTgccgaattcagacgacaggattggcctgcaaatctgaagctgaccagaacaatgacgcAAGCAAAGAgtcgtttgaattcaacggatagatccgaattcaaatgattgtatcttcagatttcaactataaaaggacaagtacacttct
The DNA window shown above is from Euphorbia lathyris chromosome 1, ddEupLath1.1, whole genome shotgun sequence and carries:
- the LOC136211090 gene encoding DNA replication complex GINS protein PSF3-like isoform X2; amino-acid sequence: MANYYDIDDILVEEEFVPVVFHKAVNGVKIDESTERGNVEQGSKAGLPFWLAHELHLRQAVSMGVPACFNQKTRMEIQADARSVDLRSRCPFFYEFGCKLAPLCDKSIGLLLSYAFRTRYKDVLHKAHTTAYASAFKFLSILTKEETYLYDAAQSSMAAVKKWRIGGPRFQRASILGRKRKPAD
- the LOC136211090 gene encoding DNA replication complex GINS protein PSF3-like isoform X1; this translates as MVLHERERENQEWQITMTLMTSLWRKSIICSQFVPVVFHKAVNGVKIDESTERGNVEQGSKAGLPFWLAHELHLRQAVSMGVPACFNQKTRMEIQADARSVDLRSRCPFFYEFGCKLAPLCDKSIGLLLSYAFRTRYKDVLHKAHTTAYASAFKFLSILTKEETYLYDAAQSSMAAVKKWRIGGPRFQRASILGRKRKPAD